The following proteins are encoded in a genomic region of Chryseobacterium cucumeris:
- the tsaD gene encoding tRNA (adenosine(37)-N6)-threonylcarbamoyltransferase complex transferase subunit TsaD → MSDSIILGIESSCDDTSAAIIKGNSILSNIAANQAIHKEYGGVVPELASRAHQQNIIPVVEKSFSKANIQQNAISAIGFTRGPGLLGSLLVGTSFAKSLAMSLNVPLIEVNHLQAHILAHFIEDANPVPPTFPFLCLTVSGGHTMIVLVKDYFDMEIIGKTIDDAAGEAFDKIGKIFDLDYPAGPIIDRLAKEGNPDAFTFNKPKLENYDYSFSGIKTSVLYFIQKEVRKNPEFIKENLNDLCASVQKSIIEILMNKLEKAAKDLDVNQVAIAGGVSANSALRKAMEDNKERLGWSIYIPKFEYTTDNAAMIAMVAKLKFERGEFTDLRTSATAKYDL, encoded by the coding sequence ATGAGCGACTCTATAATTTTAGGTATTGAATCGTCCTGTGACGACACCTCAGCAGCTATCATCAAGGGAAATTCTATTCTTTCAAACATTGCCGCGAACCAGGCCATCCACAAAGAATATGGCGGCGTTGTCCCTGAATTGGCTTCACGAGCCCATCAGCAAAATATTATCCCCGTTGTTGAAAAATCTTTTTCTAAAGCAAATATACAACAAAATGCTATCTCTGCTATAGGATTTACTCGCGGACCGGGACTTTTAGGATCTCTTCTTGTAGGAACATCATTTGCTAAGTCTTTGGCGATGAGCCTGAATGTACCTTTGATTGAAGTAAATCACCTTCAAGCCCACATTCTGGCCCATTTCATCGAGGATGCAAATCCTGTGCCGCCTACCTTTCCTTTTTTATGCCTTACCGTAAGCGGCGGACATACCATGATTGTATTGGTAAAAGACTATTTTGATATGGAAATCATCGGCAAAACCATTGATGATGCAGCAGGAGAAGCTTTTGATAAAATCGGAAAGATTTTTGACCTTGATTACCCTGCAGGCCCCATCATCGACAGATTGGCTAAGGAAGGAAATCCCGATGCTTTTACATTCAACAAACCGAAACTGGAAAACTACGATTATTCTTTCAGCGGTATTAAAACTTCCGTGCTGTATTTCATTCAGAAAGAAGTCAGAAAAAACCCGGAATTCATCAAGGAAAATCTTAATGATCTATGTGCATCTGTACAGAAATCCATCATTGAAATCCTGATGAATAAACTTGAAAAAGCAGCCAAAGATCTCGATGTAAATCAGGTCGCTATTGCAGGAGGTGTATCTGCCAATTCCGCACTTAGAAAAGCAATGGAAGACAACAAAGAAAGACTGGGATGGAGTATTTATATTCCAAAATTCGAATATACTACAGATAATGCAGCCATGATTGCCATGGTAGCAAAACTGAAGTTTGAACGTGGAGAATTTACCGATCTGAGAACTTCCGCAACGGCAAAATACGATTTATGA
- a CDS encoding RsmE family RNA methyltransferase, with protein sequence MKLFYGDINRNKVIINDEEQQHIVKVLRMRDGETIHVTDGKGKLASGKLIIEGKKAGIEVSEIKENLPEFNPQLHIAIAPTKNIDRIEFFVEKAVEMGISEISIIITEKTERKNINIDKIRKQAVAASKQSLRFHFPVINDAVKLTDFLKNIDPEHTFVAHCHQNLERIDLKNIPQLKQLTFLIGPEGDFSEKEIAFLAENKVRAVSLGSQRLRTETAGVFVAAWNYYNMI encoded by the coding sequence ATGAAACTATTCTACGGAGACATCAACAGAAATAAAGTTATAATCAACGACGAAGAACAGCAGCATATTGTAAAAGTTCTTCGCATGAGAGATGGTGAAACGATTCACGTGACGGATGGAAAGGGAAAACTGGCTTCCGGAAAACTGATTATAGAAGGCAAGAAAGCGGGGATTGAAGTTTCTGAGATCAAAGAAAATCTGCCGGAATTCAATCCTCAACTTCATATTGCGATTGCTCCCACCAAGAATATTGACAGAATTGAATTTTTTGTGGAAAAAGCGGTGGAAATGGGGATTTCAGAAATAAGCATTATTATCACTGAAAAAACGGAGCGTAAAAACATCAACATCGATAAAATCAGGAAACAGGCTGTTGCAGCATCCAAGCAGAGCCTGAGATTTCATTTTCCGGTGATCAATGATGCTGTAAAACTGACGGATTTTCTGAAAAATATTGATCCGGAGCATACCTTTGTAGCGCATTGCCATCAGAATCTGGAAAGAATTGATCTTAAAAATATTCCTCAGCTGAAGCAGCTTACTTTTTTAATAGGCCCCGAAGGTGATTTTTCTGAAAAGGAGATTGCATTTCTGGCAGAAAACAAAGTAAGAGCGGTTTCTCTAGGAAGTCAAAGACTGAGAACGGAAACGGCGGGAGTTTTTGTGGCCGCATGGAATTATTACAATATGATATAA
- a CDS encoding TrmH family RNA methyltransferase, whose translation MRMKDLAQTFEYLKQFLTEERLEKIEHFSQESSDFVLPVVEDIYQFRNAAAIVRSVEACGFHKVVALQEEYSFEPNLRVTKGADTWVEVEKLPRNMESFQNIKDRGYKIVVVSLEKNAKMLPEYEITEPIALVFGTEMEGVSQEILDFADETLAIPMYGFTRSFNVSVAASICMYELKQKLIKSGIDYKLNEEKLLRMQILWAVNSIRSGQQIFEKYLRENNIDWK comes from the coding sequence ATGCGGATGAAAGATTTAGCGCAAACCTTTGAATATTTAAAACAGTTTTTAACCGAAGAAAGGCTCGAGAAAATTGAACATTTTTCTCAGGAAAGTTCAGACTTTGTCCTTCCGGTGGTGGAAGATATCTATCAGTTTAGAAATGCAGCAGCCATTGTACGTTCTGTGGAAGCCTGTGGTTTCCATAAAGTAGTGGCTTTGCAGGAAGAATACAGTTTTGAACCCAATCTTCGTGTAACAAAAGGAGCTGATACCTGGGTTGAGGTAGAAAAACTTCCCCGAAATATGGAATCTTTCCAGAATATTAAAGACCGCGGATATAAAATAGTGGTTGTTTCGCTGGAAAAGAACGCTAAAATGTTACCTGAATATGAAATAACAGAACCCATTGCTTTGGTTTTTGGAACTGAAATGGAGGGCGTTTCCCAGGAGATTTTAGATTTTGCTGATGAAACACTGGCCATCCCAATGTATGGCTTTACAAGAAGCTTCAATGTTTCTGTAGCGGCTTCCATTTGTATGTACGAACTGAAACAAAAGCTGATAAAGTCTGGGATTGATTATAAACTGAATGAAGAAAAACTTTTAAGGATGCAAATCCTTTGGGCTGTCAATTCAATCAGAAGCGGACAGCAGATTTTTGAAAAATATCTGAGAGAAAATAATATTGACTGGAAATAG